One window of the Methanobrevibacter sp. genome contains the following:
- a CDS encoding ClC family H(+)/Cl(-) exchange transporter, which yields MKSLEKTLKSVTENPKYIFRLTVQGVLVGIFAGLMVCLYRLLLAGSESVLRDYLSIIHGNVFYIILFFIALAIMGLLIDFLTKWEADSSGSGIPQVYAEVKGHMEANWAKVLFSKIVAGVLTALGGLSLGPEGPSVQIGGMAGKGIAKLFKGSKTDELRLILVGSAVGITAAFNAPLAGVIFVFEEINHGFDKTLVFIALVSAIVSDFISKGIFGQSTILNFPVLNIPLDSFWILIVLGLIVGLLGYVYNIGMIKSSDIVKNLKIPSWLKFVLVFMVSGVVALMIPEISDGGHFMMDMLDIAIPSLGVLVLLLVLKYLFSMFSFSSGAPGGIFLPILVLGAYIGAVFGSVVVPAFGWQHDLIYRFVIISMAGFFAATVRSPITGIVLLAEMSGSTESLVAMIIVSLIAYVVPTLLGNEPIYESLYDRLLLSKNRQFVKKPSKHVLSEYLVPLDCNYINFKIKDIPFPKNAIVVSVIRNGKYIIPTEDFKIQYSDQVQILTDSNDYPYVREEIEELFGG from the coding sequence ATGAAATCTCTTGAAAAAACTTTAAAATCTGTGACAGAAAATCCAAAGTACATTTTCAGATTAACTGTTCAGGGTGTACTGGTAGGTATATTTGCCGGATTGATGGTATGCTTATACCGTTTGCTGCTTGCAGGTTCAGAAAGTGTTTTAAGAGATTATTTAAGTATTATACATGGAAATGTATTTTACATCATTTTATTTTTTATAGCCCTTGCCATAATGGGGCTTTTAATTGATTTTTTAACTAAATGGGAAGCAGATTCTTCTGGAAGCGGCATACCTCAGGTTTATGCGGAGGTAAAAGGCCATATGGAAGCCAACTGGGCAAAAGTACTTTTCTCTAAAATAGTAGCCGGTGTTTTAACAGCATTGGGCGGTTTGTCATTAGGTCCTGAAGGTCCGTCCGTTCAGATTGGAGGTATGGCCGGAAAGGGAATAGCCAAGCTTTTCAAAGGATCCAAAACCGATGAGCTTCGCCTGATTCTTGTAGGTTCTGCTGTCGGTATCACTGCAGCATTCAATGCTCCCCTTGCAGGAGTGATATTTGTCTTTGAGGAAATCAATCACGGTTTTGATAAGACCCTGGTTTTCATAGCTCTGGTTTCAGCTATTGTATCTGACTTTATTTCAAAGGGCATTTTCGGCCAGTCCACAATATTGAATTTCCCTGTATTGAACATTCCTTTGGATTCATTCTGGATTTTAATCGTTTTAGGTTTGATTGTTGGCCTTCTGGGTTATGTCTATAATATTGGAATGATCAAGTCAAGCGATATAGTAAAAAATCTTAAGATTCCTTCATGGCTCAAGTTCGTGCTGGTATTCATGGTTTCAGGTGTTGTAGCTCTCATGATTCCTGAAATTAGTGACGGAGGTCATTTCATGATGGACATGCTTGACATAGCTATCCCGTCACTTGGAGTTCTTGTATTGCTTCTTGTATTGAAATATCTATTTTCAATGTTTTCATTCTCATCAGGAGCTCCTGGAGGCATATTCCTGCCTATCCTTGTGCTGGGCGCATATATAGGTGCAGTATTCGGTTCAGTTGTTGTTCCGGCTTTCGGCTGGCAGCATGATTTGATTTATCGGTTTGTTATAATTTCAATGGCAGGGTTTTTTGCAGCAACCGTCCGCTCACCAATTACTGGTATTGTACTTCTTGCGGAAATGTCTGGCTCAACAGAATCCCTTGTGGCAATGATTATCGTGTCACTTATTGCATATGTTGTTCCAACACTTCTCGGAAACGAACCTATCTATGAGTCACTTTATGACAGGTTGCTTTTAAGCAAAAACAGGCAGTTCGTTAAAAAGCCTTCAAAACATGTCCTGAGTGAATATCTTGTGCCGTTGGATTGCAATTACATTAACTTTAAAATCAAGGACATTCCATTTCCTAAAAATGCAATTGTTGTGTCAGTTATCAGAAACGGCAAGTATATAATTCCAACGGAGGACTTCAAAATCCAGTATTCAGATCAGGTCCAGATTTTAACAGACAGCAATGACTATCCTTATGTTAGAGAAGAGATTGAAGAGCTATTTGGTGGTTAG
- a CDS encoding MGMT family protein, whose product MARKTFNDKLQDSKDMPKIVVVDHERSIEIYGGKNMLIAPPLEYNDIMALIPEGKVITIREIREFLSQRRGADFTCPMTAGMFINLSARASCERDFDRIPFWRTLKSHGELNPKYPGGIEYQKHKLECEGHSIITKGRKNIRYFVEDYENNLYDLQ is encoded by the coding sequence ATGGCACGCAAAACTTTCAATGATAAATTACAAGACTCTAAAGATATGCCGAAAATAGTAGTGGTTGACCATGAAAGGTCAATCGAGATATATGGCGGAAAAAACATGCTGATAGCTCCGCCACTGGAGTACAATGACATTATGGCTTTAATTCCTGAAGGCAAAGTGATTACCATCCGTGAAATCAGGGAATTTTTATCCCAAAGGCGTGGTGCTGATTTCACCTGCCCGATGACTGCTGGAATGTTCATAAACCTGTCTGCCAGGGCAAGCTGTGAAAGGGATTTTGATAGAATTCCTTTTTGGAGAACTTTAAAATCCCACGGTGAGCTGAATCCTAAATATCCTGGAGGAATTGAATACCAAAAACACAAACTGGAGTGCGAAGGTCACTCAATCATAACCAAGGGAAGAAAAAATATAAGATATTTTGTCGAAGACTATGAAAATAACTTATATGATTTACAATAA